Proteins encoded within one genomic window of Citrobacter amalonaticus Y19:
- a CDS encoding autotransporter outer membrane beta-barrel domain-containing protein, protein MAGVNQLITLTPGGQYTNTGAPIVLDAYNTGGKISGDNVDVYADRTIYGATYTLLRAYRGGQIWLTNARASLTSPPQVGSYHDRLFLVQDAGSVLNIANSTLSGYARLGDISNGASAIISNTTVSTGRGVNVTGTGSYLNITNGSDITIRGDSYGLQDTGITVEAGATLNIENSRITVLDNGDDAGSSSPPNPAAITVTNTLNPSELETRAILNNLSIETRGYQSNAITVTHGNVSAAMDNLTIVTRGQGSDGLYIDDTANVASSISNSSIETFGYANVGIFAIDNTEVTLNNVNITTHGYRSTGLIAKERGSSDPQTAIMTASDIDITMSGRDSIGVENGQSEMYLNDIRLTLSGDNSTALTVGSLEPDGIAHIDNLTAQVSGNNSTGMFLGGSPDIRFNNSSINMTGNNSHGLKAGYLSIASSGALPMVDSHIETRDGYALQTINANFNLDLTRSTLTGRSGGETGIAVSVEDNGAHQSGVVNVTASDHSHIFGDAVSQSANTQALNIALNASSTMTGRIVRGHSMALDNTSHWNVTGDSDTATLSNAGTVAFAAPGENNVFKTVTVSNYLGGGTLIMNTALGDDSSATDKLVVTGDTAGTTRLYVNNVHGSGTTTVNGIEVISVGGQSNGLFTLGNRALAGAYEYFLHQDAGDWYLRSALVPEPEVPAEPEIPVEPEVPEEEIPSPDQPDINTPATPQRPTPEQKPQIYRPEAGAYLANMTAANRLFSHSLKDREGRAQDSSMWLRQQAFRTKSQDGSGQLQMRGNSYVIQGGGEVWNRRFSEQDRLGVGIMAGYGYSSGNTQSAKTHYDAKNSLHGYSVGTYATWYQNAESGNGLYVDSWLQYSRFRASVNGEGLESEHYDISGLSGSLESGYRQPLHQSESGSLFITPQAQIIWNGIKADRHQEVNGTRVDGSTSTQTRLGLNLSYDRLNTQTKEPFTIYGEVNWLHNTQNVDVTLDNVRVEQAGSRNVGEVKLGLEGQVTDSLTIWTNLAQQIGTKSYSDTSANVGIKYHF, encoded by the coding sequence ATGGCAGGAGTTAACCAACTAATAACCTTAACTCCAGGAGGACAATATACTAATACCGGCGCCCCCATCGTTCTGGACGCCTACAATACGGGGGGGAAAATTAGCGGTGACAACGTGGATGTTTATGCCGACCGGACTATTTATGGTGCTACATATACTCTTTTGAGAGCGTATCGCGGTGGGCAAATATGGCTGACGAACGCCAGAGCCAGCCTGACGTCTCCCCCACAAGTCGGTTCCTATCACGATCGGCTTTTCCTGGTTCAGGATGCCGGATCAGTATTGAACATTGCCAATTCAACACTGTCTGGTTATGCCCGCCTCGGCGACATCAGCAATGGCGCATCTGCGATTATCAGCAACACCACGGTCTCGACAGGACGCGGGGTGAATGTGACGGGCACAGGATCATACCTTAATATTACCAATGGTTCTGATATCACTATTCGCGGAGATAGTTACGGCTTACAGGATACAGGAATTACGGTGGAGGCCGGTGCCACACTGAATATTGAGAACAGCCGGATTACCGTTCTGGATAATGGGGATGATGCAGGCTCATCATCGCCACCGAATCCAGCAGCCATTACCGTCACGAATACGCTTAACCCATCTGAGCTTGAAACCAGAGCCATCTTAAATAACCTCTCGATTGAAACGAGAGGTTATCAGTCAAATGCTATTACTGTCACACACGGGAACGTCTCCGCAGCGATGGATAATCTTACAATTGTTACGCGTGGTCAGGGTTCAGACGGGCTCTATATCGATGATACCGCTAACGTTGCGTCCTCAATATCAAATTCTTCTATTGAGACGTTCGGTTACGCAAACGTGGGGATATTCGCCATTGACAATACCGAGGTGACCCTAAATAACGTCAATATCACGACCCATGGATACCGGTCGACCGGTCTCATCGCGAAAGAGAGGGGGAGCAGTGATCCCCAGACAGCGATCATGACCGCTTCAGACATCGACATTACCATGAGTGGCAGAGACAGCATCGGTGTGGAAAATGGTCAGTCCGAAATGTATCTGAACGACATTCGACTCACTCTCAGCGGCGATAACTCGACGGCCCTCACCGTAGGGTCCCTGGAACCTGATGGGATCGCCCATATTGATAACCTGACAGCTCAGGTTTCCGGGAATAACTCGACGGGTATGTTTCTCGGAGGAAGCCCGGATATCAGGTTCAACAATAGCAGCATAAACATGACAGGTAATAATAGTCATGGGCTAAAGGCCGGTTATCTGTCAATAGCCTCCAGTGGTGCTTTACCGATGGTTGACAGTCATATTGAAACCCGGGATGGCTACGCGCTGCAAACCATCAATGCCAATTTTAATCTTGACTTGACCCGCTCGACGCTGACCGGGCGTAGCGGCGGTGAGACCGGTATCGCGGTCAGTGTCGAAGACAACGGCGCACACCAGTCCGGAGTGGTGAACGTCACTGCCAGCGATCATTCGCATATTTTCGGCGATGCGGTGTCGCAATCCGCGAATACGCAGGCGCTTAATATCGCGCTGAATGCATCATCAACCATGACCGGGCGCATTGTTCGTGGACACAGTATGGCGCTGGACAATACCAGTCACTGGAATGTTACGGGTGATTCCGACACGGCTACCCTCAGTAATGCAGGTACAGTGGCATTTGCTGCGCCGGGGGAGAACAACGTCTTCAAAACCGTTACCGTCAGCAATTATCTCGGCGGTGGCACGCTAATCATGAATACCGCGCTGGGTGATGACAGCTCTGCAACGGACAAACTGGTGGTTACGGGTGATACTGCAGGGACAACCCGACTGTATGTCAATAACGTCCATGGGTCAGGCACCACAACGGTAAACGGTATAGAAGTGATAAGTGTTGGCGGACAGTCCAATGGTCTGTTTACTCTTGGAAACCGCGCCCTGGCCGGAGCATATGAATATTTCCTGCATCAGGATGCTGGCGACTGGTATCTGCGCTCGGCGTTGGTACCAGAGCCAGAAGTCCCCGCGGAGCCAGAAATACCAGTGGAACCGGAAGTCCCGGAGGAAGAAATACCGTCACCTGATCAACCAGACATTAACACGCCGGCTACGCCACAACGGCCGACACCTGAGCAAAAACCACAAATTTATCGCCCGGAAGCAGGGGCCTATCTTGCTAACATGACTGCGGCAAATCGTCTTTTCAGCCATAGTCTGAAAGATCGTGAAGGCCGGGCACAAGATTCCAGTATGTGGCTGCGGCAACAGGCATTTCGTACTAAGTCACAAGATGGCAGCGGTCAGTTGCAGATGCGCGGCAACAGCTACGTCATTCAGGGTGGAGGTGAAGTGTGGAACAGACGATTCAGCGAACAGGACCGGCTTGGCGTGGGCATCATGGCGGGCTATGGCTACAGCAGCGGGAATACGCAATCCGCCAAAACACACTATGACGCGAAAAATAGCCTCCATGGCTACAGTGTTGGCACTTACGCGACCTGGTATCAGAATGCAGAGTCCGGCAATGGACTGTATGTCGACAGTTGGCTGCAATACAGCAGGTTCCGCGCATCGGTGAATGGTGAAGGACTGGAGAGTGAACATTATGACATCAGCGGCCTGAGCGGGTCACTGGAAAGTGGCTATCGTCAACCGCTGCATCAAAGCGAAAGTGGCTCACTTTTCATCACCCCGCAGGCACAGATAATCTGGAATGGAATTAAGGCCGATCGCCATCAGGAAGTGAACGGTACGCGGGTCGATGGAAGTACCAGTACTCAAACGCGTCTTGGTCTGAACCTGTCGTACGACAGGTTGAATACGCAAACCAAGGAACCGTTCACCATTTACGGTGAAGTCAACTGGCTGCACAATACTCAGAATGTCGATGTCACGCTGGACAACGTCAGGGTTGAGCAGGCTGGAAGCCGTAATGTGGGTGAAGTGAAACTGGGCCTTGAGGGACAGGTAACCGACTCACTCACCATCTGGACCAACCTCGCACAACAAATTGGCACAAAGAGCTACAGCGACACCTCGGCCAATGTGGGTATCAAATACCATTTTTGA
- a CDS encoding oligogalacturonate-specific porin KdgM family protein, whose product MKRNIVLSLFLFTTAFSATAVMIDFRHEYLDDNKVHRDRIQVSHRFANGVGFFVEGKFKSGGDSTDKPFSDVVDNGSEYSLNYMYKLTPAIDLQPGVEFETTSSKTIYKPYLRGWYKFDSGLYLSARYRYEYARDTTAGKDDEHINRGDIWLGYRWNTLTFEANYVYKQSDVIKYDNKKEDYEYNGRIAWKASAQWTPYVEVGNVAVSPIRDDRESRYRLGLQYTF is encoded by the coding sequence ATGAAAAGGAATATTGTTTTAAGCCTCTTTTTATTCACGACAGCATTTTCTGCAACGGCGGTCATGATTGATTTCAGACATGAGTATCTCGACGATAATAAAGTTCACCGTGACCGGATTCAGGTCTCACATCGATTTGCGAATGGTGTGGGATTCTTTGTCGAAGGGAAATTTAAATCGGGCGGCGATTCAACGGATAAACCGTTTTCCGATGTTGTCGACAACGGTAGTGAATACTCGCTCAACTACATGTACAAACTGACACCGGCAATTGATTTACAGCCAGGGGTGGAGTTCGAAACCACGTCGTCTAAAACAATCTATAAACCGTACTTACGTGGCTGGTATAAATTTGATTCGGGGTTATATCTTTCCGCACGGTATCGTTATGAGTATGCGCGGGATACCACCGCAGGCAAAGATGACGAGCATATTAACCGAGGCGATATCTGGCTGGGATATCGGTGGAACACGCTCACCTTCGAAGCCAACTACGTCTATAAGCAAAGCGACGTCATCAAGTACGATAATAAGAAAGAGGATTATGAATATAATGGCCGAATTGCATGGAAAGCTTCTGCGCAGTGGACGCCCTATGTCGAGGTGGGAAATGTTGCGGTATCCCCGATACGAGACGATCGTGAAAGTCGATATCGTTTAGGGCTGCAATATACATTCTGA
- a CDS encoding RraA family protein, translating to MSNGFRVFTQRCLPDPELITAFKAIPAANIADCMGRLSAMNSTIRRLSLPCKDNMVGVALTVKARAGDNLMVHKALNILTPGDVLVVSNDGGNSQALMGEIMITYAQTRKASGIVLDGPVRDLYSIQAMEFPVYATGSTPAGPFKDGPGEINVPISCGGMSVMPGDIIVGDGDGVIVIARQDAQALLAEAEKYQLFDSKKLLATRAGNADRSWVDRDLASKQCEIIEDIWR from the coding sequence ATGAGCAATGGATTCAGAGTATTTACGCAACGTTGTCTTCCGGACCCGGAGCTGATTACGGCATTTAAAGCTATCCCGGCCGCGAATATTGCCGACTGCATGGGAAGACTCAGTGCGATGAACAGCACTATCCGTCGACTGTCTTTGCCCTGTAAAGACAATATGGTTGGGGTGGCACTGACAGTGAAAGCCCGTGCCGGTGATAACTTAATGGTCCATAAAGCATTAAATATCCTGACACCGGGTGATGTGCTGGTGGTCTCCAATGATGGCGGTAATAGCCAGGCGCTGATGGGTGAAATCATGATTACGTATGCCCAAACGCGTAAGGCCAGTGGGATCGTTCTGGATGGCCCAGTGCGTGATTTATACAGTATTCAGGCAATGGAATTTCCGGTTTACGCGACGGGAAGTACGCCTGCGGGTCCCTTTAAGGACGGACCGGGGGAGATTAATGTGCCGATATCCTGCGGCGGTATGTCAGTCATGCCGGGGGATATTATTGTCGGCGATGGTGATGGCGTTATTGTTATTGCCCGACAAGATGCGCAAGCACTTCTGGCAGAAGCTGAAAAATATCAGCTTTTTGACAGTAAAAAATTGCTGGCAACCCGGGCGGGCAACGCTGACCGCAGCTGGGTGGACAGGGATCTCGCCAGTAAACAATGTGAAATTATTGAAGATATCTGGCGTTAG
- the dctA gene encoding C4-dicarboxylate transporter DctA: MTSKPFYKELYFQVIVGIVIGVSLGYFFPDLAVKMKPLGDGFIKLIAMIIGPIIFCTVVTGIAGMRDMKELGRVGGKALIYFAVMSIVALIIGLIGGHIIQPGAGFNVELSTLDTSAISKYTESAKDVNVVTFVMGIIPSTFVSAFSSGNVLAILMVSILFGYSLSAIGEKGRPVFQFVESASRVFFHNVHLISKLSSIGAFGAIAYTIGAYGLESLIPLIKMVLGFYLLLIVFVVVVYGAVASVCRFSLFAYLRFIKEELLIILGTGSSSVVLPHLMEKVERMGCPKPVVALVIPSGYSFNLNGTNLYMTMAILFIAQATNTELSFSSQMILILVAMLTSKGAAGVTGAAFVMLTSTLIVLPVVPVAGMVLILGIHRFVGTGLAIVNLIGNGIAAIAVSAWDGVLDKEQMRQALKAQSKTSAVEYRSETLK, encoded by the coding sequence ATGACCAGCAAACCATTTTATAAAGAACTTTATTTTCAGGTAATAGTAGGGATTGTGATTGGTGTCTCTCTTGGCTATTTCTTTCCGGATCTGGCAGTAAAAATGAAGCCATTAGGCGATGGCTTTATTAAGTTGATCGCCATGATCATTGGCCCGATCATTTTTTGTACCGTCGTCACCGGCATTGCCGGGATGCGCGATATGAAAGAACTGGGTCGGGTGGGCGGCAAGGCATTGATCTATTTTGCGGTCATGTCGATTGTCGCCTTAATTATCGGTCTGATTGGCGGTCATATTATCCAGCCTGGCGCCGGATTTAATGTTGAGCTTTCCACTCTGGATACCTCAGCGATAAGCAAATATACCGAGAGCGCCAAAGATGTGAACGTGGTGACTTTCGTGATGGGTATTATTCCATCAACCTTTGTAAGCGCCTTCTCTTCGGGGAATGTGCTGGCCATTCTGATGGTGTCTATTCTGTTTGGCTATTCTTTGTCAGCCATCGGTGAGAAAGGGCGTCCGGTATTTCAGTTTGTTGAAAGTGCGTCCCGCGTCTTTTTCCATAACGTGCATCTGATCTCCAAACTGTCGTCAATCGGGGCATTTGGCGCCATTGCGTATACCATCGGCGCCTATGGGCTTGAGTCGTTGATCCCACTGATCAAAATGGTCTTAGGCTTCTATCTGCTGCTGATTGTTTTTGTGGTCGTCGTTTATGGCGCTGTCGCCAGCGTCTGTCGTTTCAGCCTGTTCGCTTATCTCCGGTTTATCAAAGAGGAACTGTTGATCATTCTGGGTACGGGCTCTTCATCGGTCGTCTTGCCTCACCTGATGGAAAAAGTGGAACGAATGGGGTGTCCAAAACCGGTGGTGGCGCTTGTCATACCGTCAGGGTATTCGTTCAATCTTAATGGCACCAACCTGTATATGACGATGGCTATCCTGTTTATCGCGCAGGCGACGAATACGGAACTTTCCTTCTCCAGCCAGATGATCTTGATCCTTGTTGCGATGTTGACCTCGAAAGGCGCAGCAGGCGTGACGGGGGCGGCATTTGTCATGCTGACCAGTACCCTGATTGTTCTGCCCGTCGTGCCTGTCGCCGGGATGGTTCTTATTCTGGGTATCCACCGTTTTGTCGGAACCGGGCTGGCGATTGTCAATCTGATCGGCAACGGCATTGCAGCCATCGCGGTGTCTGCATGGGACGGTGTTCTTGATAAAGAACAAATGCGCCAGGCGCTTAAGGCGCAGTCAAAAACTTCAGCGGTGGAATATCGCTCTGAGACCCTCAAATAA
- a CDS encoding amidohydrolase family protein, which yields MKSCKSPDPSPIKPREILPPGACDAHCHVFGPGSIFPYGPNRKYTPEDAPFETLMALHDWLGISRAVIVQASCHGTDNSAMLDAIARSKGRYLGVAMVNGDESDAELERLHTGGVRGVRFNFVQHLGGAPDLPRFFSVLHRVKDLGWHVVLHLDAQDIVTYSDVISKIDLPFIIDHMGRAKTASGLEQKPFQQLLHLMRDNPFAWVKVSGSERISAGVRPFNDAIPFARALIETAPDRVLWGTDWPHPNISNDMPNDGELVNLMLDFCEDEHMRRKLLVENPVRIYGFAPVEA from the coding sequence ATGAAAAGTTGTAAATCACCCGATCCCAGTCCGATAAAGCCGAGGGAGATATTACCGCCCGGTGCGTGTGATGCGCATTGCCATGTTTTTGGTCCTGGCAGCATCTTTCCCTACGGGCCAAACCGGAAATACACCCCGGAAGATGCCCCGTTTGAAACGCTGATGGCATTGCATGACTGGCTGGGCATCAGCCGGGCCGTGATTGTCCAGGCCAGCTGCCACGGCACTGATAACAGTGCGATGCTGGATGCTATCGCCCGAAGCAAAGGTCGTTATCTCGGCGTTGCCATGGTCAATGGCGATGAAAGTGATGCCGAACTGGAACGGCTTCATACTGGTGGGGTGCGAGGGGTTCGTTTTAATTTCGTTCAACATCTTGGCGGCGCACCCGATCTCCCTCGTTTTTTCTCGGTTCTGCACCGTGTTAAGGACCTGGGCTGGCACGTCGTGCTTCATTTAGACGCGCAGGATATCGTTACTTATTCCGATGTGATTAGCAAAATTGATCTTCCGTTCATTATCGATCACATGGGTCGGGCGAAAACTGCGTCAGGTCTTGAGCAAAAGCCCTTCCAGCAGTTACTGCATCTCATGCGAGACAATCCGTTTGCATGGGTTAAAGTCAGCGGCTCGGAGCGTATTTCTGCCGGTGTGCGCCCGTTCAATGATGCCATTCCTTTTGCCCGCGCATTGATTGAAACCGCCCCGGATCGGGTGTTGTGGGGAACCGACTGGCCACATCCCAATATCAGTAACGACATGCCTAACGACGGTGAACTGGTCAATCTGATGCTGGATTTCTGTGAGGATGAGCACATGCGCCGCAAACTGCTCGTCGAAAACCCCGTCCGTATCTATGGATTTGCGCCTGTTGAAGCATAA
- a CDS encoding PIG-L deacetylase family protein codes for MNTQPKTALVVSAHSADFVWRAGGAIALYAARGWDMHIVCLSFGERGESAKLWRQPGMEMSIVKQEREKEARKAAGILGARTIHFMDVGDYPMRVSDDVLFALADVYRELKPEFVLTHSLKDPYNFDHPMATHIAQEARIVAQAHGHHPEKPVIGAPPVFLFEPHQPEQCEWKPEVLLDISDVWQTKREAMESMAAQEHLWEYYTRVALQRGVQASRNSDLKIKYAEGYQRIFPQVTAQFS; via the coding sequence ATGAATACGCAACCTAAAACCGCGTTGGTTGTCAGCGCGCACTCCGCTGATTTTGTCTGGCGTGCCGGTGGTGCTATTGCGCTATATGCCGCTCGTGGTTGGGACATGCACATTGTTTGCCTGTCGTTTGGTGAACGTGGTGAATCCGCCAAACTCTGGCGTCAGCCTGGCATGGAGATGAGCATCGTAAAACAGGAAAGGGAGAAGGAAGCGCGTAAGGCTGCTGGGATCCTGGGGGCCAGAACGATTCATTTTATGGATGTCGGTGACTATCCCATGCGAGTCAGTGATGACGTTCTGTTTGCCCTGGCTGATGTGTATCGTGAACTCAAACCTGAGTTTGTGCTGACGCATTCGTTGAAAGATCCCTACAACTTCGATCACCCAATGGCGACACATATTGCTCAGGAAGCCCGCATCGTCGCCCAGGCGCACGGCCACCATCCTGAAAAGCCCGTGATTGGCGCACCGCCCGTCTTTCTGTTTGAACCTCATCAGCCCGAGCAATGCGAATGGAAGCCAGAAGTGCTGTTGGATATCAGCGACGTCTGGCAAACCAAGCGTGAAGCGATGGAGTCTATGGCGGCGCAGGAACATCTCTGGGAGTACTACACCCGAGTCGCGTTGCAGCGCGGCGTGCAGGCGTCGAGAAATTCAGATTTGAAAATCAAATACGCCGAAGGTTACCAGCGCATTTTCCCGCAGGTTACCGCCCAGTTTTCTTGA
- a CDS encoding 4-oxalomesaconate tautomerase has protein sequence MKTLPCWFMRGGTSRGPFFLAKDLPEEIAERDRLILSVMGSPDERQIDGLGGATTLTSKVGIISLAPDAEADINFLFAQVAINERRVDTTPNCGNMLAAAGPAALEAGLIAAQGDQTVLRIRTLNTNMIAEVTLQTPGGHPCYEGDVSIDGVPGTSAPVLQNFLDTEGSVCGALLPTGQLCDVIDGIRVTCIDNGMPVIIVAASDMGITGYETKDQLNADNALAARIENLRLKAGKLMGITDLANKSVPKISMVARAQSGGALCTRTFIPRTCHAAIGVLGAVTVATAAVMPGSVAHAVSQLSGGTEQRLSIEHPSGELTVYLRLNEDGSVAQAALMRTARLIMRGDVLVP, from the coding sequence ATGAAGACATTACCCTGCTGGTTTATGCGCGGTGGCACATCAAGAGGACCGTTTTTCCTGGCGAAAGATCTGCCGGAGGAGATTGCCGAACGCGATCGTTTAATTCTGTCAGTGATGGGCTCTCCTGATGAAAGACAAATTGATGGTCTTGGCGGTGCCACGACGCTGACGAGTAAAGTCGGCATTATCTCGCTGGCCCCCGATGCAGAGGCTGATATCAACTTTTTGTTTGCCCAGGTCGCCATCAATGAACGGCGTGTGGATACCACGCCCAATTGCGGAAACATGTTGGCCGCGGCAGGCCCGGCGGCGCTGGAGGCAGGTTTGATTGCCGCGCAGGGCGATCAAACGGTGCTGCGTATCCGTACACTCAATACCAACATGATCGCTGAAGTGACGCTACAAACCCCCGGTGGACATCCTTGTTACGAAGGGGATGTCAGTATTGACGGCGTTCCGGGAACCTCCGCCCCGGTGTTGCAGAATTTTCTTGATACAGAAGGTTCGGTCTGCGGCGCTTTACTCCCCACGGGTCAACTGTGTGATGTCATTGATGGCATCCGGGTGACCTGCATCGATAACGGCATGCCGGTCATTATTGTTGCTGCCAGCGATATGGGAATAACAGGCTATGAGACGAAAGATCAGCTTAATGCGGATAACGCGCTGGCGGCGCGTATTGAAAACCTGCGCTTAAAAGCCGGCAAGCTGATGGGTATCACTGATTTAGCCAATAAGTCGGTACCTAAAATCAGCATGGTCGCCAGAGCGCAATCTGGCGGCGCGCTCTGCACCCGAACCTTCATCCCTCGTACCTGCCATGCCGCTATTGGCGTCCTCGGCGCCGTCACCGTTGCCACCGCGGCAGTGATGCCGGGCTCCGTCGCTCACGCCGTGTCACAACTTTCCGGTGGCACCGAACAACGTCTGTCTATCGAGCATCCTTCTGGCGAATTAACGGTGTATCTGCGCCTGAATGAGGATGGCTCTGTGGCGCAGGCCGCATTGATGCGAACGGCGCGGTTGATCATGCGTGGCGACGTGCTGGTGCCTTGA
- a CDS encoding LysR family transcriptional regulator — protein sequence MDLKKLRSFIRVAEQSSFSQAAQTLDQSQSMVSRQVRQLELELGKTLLKRNGRGVTLTAEGRQLLEHGKGILRQVEIAEQALSTGDGIYQGKVTVGMPPTLGKLLTVGLVTDFLAEFPDCSLAITENLTYWLQKRLILGELDIAILYNPSPERSLKYQHLWTEKLCLIAPSHSPVASNKNIPLRELSTYPLIIPNRQQMLRNLVEIECARHDVSLNVVLEIDTVPSMLGLVSRGFGYAVLPANSLEVDYRPEGLTAVPITPPILNRVILATSNQHHFSSLAQRTMELLVQQRIISQRLS from the coding sequence GTGGATTTAAAGAAATTACGCAGTTTTATCCGGGTAGCGGAGCAAAGTAGTTTCAGCCAGGCGGCCCAGACGCTTGATCAGTCTCAGTCGATGGTCAGCCGGCAGGTACGTCAGTTAGAACTGGAACTGGGGAAAACCTTGCTTAAACGTAACGGTCGCGGCGTGACGCTGACCGCGGAAGGCCGACAACTGTTGGAGCACGGAAAAGGTATTCTGCGGCAGGTTGAAATCGCCGAGCAGGCGTTGAGTACCGGTGATGGGATCTACCAGGGCAAAGTGACGGTTGGTATGCCTCCCACACTGGGGAAACTCCTGACCGTGGGTCTGGTCACCGATTTCCTTGCTGAATTTCCTGACTGTTCTCTGGCGATTACCGAGAACCTGACGTACTGGCTGCAAAAACGTTTGATTTTGGGAGAACTGGATATTGCGATACTTTATAACCCCTCTCCTGAACGCAGCCTGAAATATCAGCATCTCTGGACTGAGAAATTATGTCTTATCGCGCCGAGTCATTCGCCGGTTGCCAGCAACAAGAACATTCCACTGCGTGAACTCAGTACCTATCCCCTTATTATTCCTAACCGGCAGCAAATGCTGCGCAATCTGGTCGAAATAGAATGCGCCCGTCATGATGTCAGTCTGAATGTCGTTCTGGAAATTGACACGGTTCCCTCAATGCTGGGACTGGTATCCAGAGGATTTGGGTACGCGGTATTACCCGCGAATTCACTGGAGGTCGATTACCGCCCCGAAGGATTGACCGCCGTTCCCATTACGCCTCCGATCCTGAACCGGGTCATCCTGGCCACATCGAACCAGCATCATTTCTCTTCTCTCGCCCAGCGGACGATGGAACTGCTTGTGCAGCAACGGATTATTAGCCAGCGATTGTCCTGA
- a CDS encoding LacI family DNA-binding transcriptional regulator, with translation MKKKLLIKDVANMAGVSTATISRFLNGKYQSMSETTRQKIASTIESIGYQPNNIARSLRRQESKTIAVIMADIFNPYSMDVLRGIEEYCSQEGYKIFICDAKNSGARERTYIEEMVNRGVDGFILNTTGENDLFIKGISLEHPVVLIGRKIKNSNISSVAADNAQGVKLALEHLLNTDCRRVSYLTPTPGNVSPRIERVDTFERFAASGAYSHIAFECIPFDVVDREHVAKALETLTSRSSPSHTIITGNGLLSLYVVQAAKALSKRIPEDFSLIGFDETEWSEILKNPLTVVAQPTYDIGCRAAKKIITTLRKENESNEERITLLPFSLIVRETA, from the coding sequence ATGAAAAAGAAGCTACTAATTAAAGATGTTGCAAACATGGCTGGTGTATCAACAGCTACGATCTCCCGTTTTCTCAATGGGAAATATCAGTCGATGAGCGAAACCACCCGTCAGAAGATTGCCAGCACGATCGAAAGCATTGGTTACCAACCCAATAACATTGCCAGGTCGTTACGCCGTCAGGAAAGTAAAACCATTGCTGTCATTATGGCAGATATTTTTAACCCATACTCTATGGACGTATTACGAGGCATTGAGGAATATTGCTCACAGGAAGGATATAAAATATTTATTTGCGATGCGAAAAACTCAGGCGCCAGAGAGCGTACCTATATTGAAGAGATGGTTAACCGGGGAGTTGATGGGTTTATCCTCAATACCACCGGCGAAAACGATCTTTTTATTAAAGGCATTTCTTTAGAACACCCTGTCGTATTAATCGGCAGAAAAATAAAAAACAGCAACATCAGCAGTGTCGCGGCAGATAACGCCCAGGGGGTTAAACTTGCCCTTGAACATCTGCTGAATACGGATTGCCGTCGTGTCAGTTATTTAACACCAACACCAGGGAATGTCTCACCGCGTATTGAAAGAGTTGACACTTTTGAACGTTTTGCCGCATCGGGCGCTTATTCGCATATTGCCTTTGAATGCATCCCGTTCGATGTCGTCGATCGCGAGCACGTGGCAAAAGCACTGGAAACATTGACCTCCCGTTCCTCACCAAGCCACACCATCATCACCGGGAACGGGTTGCTGTCACTGTATGTAGTGCAGGCAGCTAAAGCGCTGAGTAAGCGGATCCCAGAGGATTTTTCGTTGATCGGTTTTGACGAGACCGAATGGTCGGAGATCCTCAAAAACCCGCTAACTGTCGTGGCGCAACCGACCTATGACATTGGCTGTCGTGCCGCGAAAAAAATAATCACCACGCTCAGAAAAGAAAATGAGAGCAATGAAGAAAGGATCACTCTCTTGCCATTTTCACTGATTGTCAGAGAAACCGCCTGA